GTATAAATGCTGGGATCCCTGGTGCTTTCTCTTATCCGTATTTTCTATAACTTAAGTTGATCCATTAGAGCCCTAAAATACTGCTGTCGAGAAATCCCTTTATGAAATCAGAATAGTTACAGTAATAATGTTGAGATAGATGAATATAGCCCTAGATAGAGCTTTAAATGACAAATGAATCCAGCTTGCAGTAACAGGGTCAGGGAATCAAACCATTTTGAATATCTGCTGGATTGGTTAGAAGGGagtttatttatctatttttgcaATTAGTTCTTTTTATGTGAAGATGTAAATAACTTATTGTGATGAATACAGGAAACCATGTTGAAGGCTGAGCTACGCAACATGGAAAGAACACAGAAAAGGGAGGGGGTAGATATGACATATCTGAAAAATGTGATATTGAAACTACTTGAAACAGGTATTCATATTGGCAATCAATTACAAAAGCAGATCATTTTTCCCCTTCCTTTCATTGATTGAAGTATTGAGGTACAAGGGATGTTTctaattctaatatttttcatttaccCTGTTGAATTTTCTCTGAAAAGGTGAAGTGGAAGCACTTTTGCCCGTCATTGCAATGCTTCTGCAATTCAGTCCTGAAGAGGTGAAATTCTTGTTGGAACCTAGTGTCTTGCTCTAAATGATCATCGGGATTGCATTTAGGAATTACCATGAACAGAATCaaaattttgcatttttttgATATCTTTGAGCGTGCTCATGTATTGGGAATCATGCGTTGCACAAGACTCCAATGGCCATTTGATGACTGTTCCAAGTTCATTGCTCTTATTGAATGTGCCATTGGAGGTTCACAATCATAGTACAATAATTGGCTAATTTCGGTTCCAATGGACTGACTTCTAAACTTTTGTTGATTTCCAAGTACCTGGCACTAGAATTTACCTAACTTTACTGTCttatttattcttttactaTGAATTCAGTTGCTGAAATGTCAACAAGCATACAGGACATCTACTGATGTTCCACCAGGTCCTGCTAGTGATACTTCTGGATCCACACTCTCGCTTTTCTCAAGATTCTCATTTTCATAACGCTAGAAAGGACACCCCAAAGGATTCTTTTGTTGCAGAACAGTCTGCAACTGATATCCAGCCATAGCTATGTTGGGTGTTTGCTAGCAGATTCAATGCAGAGGGAACATTAttgtattttattctttttgtcTCAAATTCTTTTCTTTGAAGCGACTGTTCAaatattgtaaagaaaaatCACATGAGAATGATATATAATAACCATGCAGAAGAACGTCTTGGCAGCTTTCATTTAGGCTTTTTGGACGAATTGCCTTGAAGGTTGCCCTTTTCTTATGCATTTATTTCCAAATATCCTTTTCCACTATAGGTGAAAAAGAAAAGGTTGTTTGATAAACTAATAATCATTAACGTTCATTCAGAAACAAAAGAAGTGCCTTACTTAACAAAGTTTTGTGATATTGTTTATAACTGAAGTTTTCTCGAGGCTTAAATCGTTCCTAGGCTGAGCCAAAGGGGAAAAAGAGCATAGCATTATTTTCATCTATATCACTTCAATATTAGCTAGCGCGATAATTCTTTTGCAATTAGTTAAACATTGGGCGTGGATTAACAGGCCCGTTTGAGTGTGGCCGTTACTTCAATCTGATACTGTTGAATTAGGACCACATGGttacatgcaactctaccttTTTAGATTCTAAAAAGGAAAGTACAGGTCACGTTACATTCAATGTATTGGTGTTTGGTGGACATGAACCGATAGATGAGAGTGATCCAATGGTTCAAACAATTTGCGCATGATGATGATAAACTTGAGAAGGTACCCTTTTGTGTGTGTTAAGCATTGGATTAATGGTCATCCATCGTTTTCAGAGTCAGCGGACTAGTCTACAACAAGTACTCGTGTTTTGGTCGGTGGCTATGTTTGGCTCCAGCCCCTCGGGTCCGTTTAATCAGTTGAtctatttagtttgatttttagtCGTCTACCTATTCATGGCGTAAATGAATTATTGTCAAAATTTGTATtgtttttaaatgattttttttttaaataaaaaaataaatttgtctATTTTAACTCTCAAAATGAAAGGACTTAGCAAGAGTCTTCTTCGGGCAATGAGtcgattttttcaaaaaaaaatcatttcaattgaatttttgtgaaatttgcAAAAGGTGGATAAAAGAAAGTAATAATAATTCCAGTCTCACAATagcagttttttatttttatgcataAACGGTGAAAGATGCAAGTTTAATTATGTTTAATtatgtttaattaaaaatagaagcAATCAAAATTAAACTATTAGTGAAATACTCGTATTAATAAGGGTGCGGCTAACACGTGTGCCATTCTCAACATCACTCAAACTCAAAACACTCGCTGTGTGGTTAATCTCAATATCTCATCAACTGTTGTTTCTGTTTAGTGGGAAAACCAGCAAGAGTCCAAGTTATAGctcaaaaaatgaaattaaatcaaGTGTATCTGCAAATGAGTCAAGGATGCAATCAACTAAAGATACCAATTTTAATACTGCATTAAATCAAACCAAGAAGAAACAACAGAAATCCAAAACTTTAATGTATCACTAACAATATTATCATTCATAAGATCAAGAGGCCTTTGCACCCAAGCCACCAAAACTCAGAATGAGAATTGGATTCTCAAATCAATCACTTATTCAAGTATGCCTTGCCTGAAAATCTTTCATGAAAGCAACCAACTTTTCAACTCCAGCCAGCGGCATTGCATTGTAAATGCTAGCACGCATTCCTCCCACTGATCTATGCCCTTTGAGCTGAACCATCTGCTCCTTAGCAGCTTCTTTGATGAACTCAGCTTCCAAGTCAGACTTCTCCAGTGTAAATGGCACATTCATCAATGACCTCACAGATTTTTCAACTGGGCAACTATAGAACCCATTGCTCTCGTCAATGGCATGGTAAAGCAGTTCTGCTTTCTTCGTGTTCTTCTTTTCAACCTCTGATAATCCTCCCTGTGCCAGAAGATCCTCAAAGACCAAACCACACGTGTAAATGCCATAACAAGGAGGGGTGTTATAGAGTGAATTGTTATCTGCATGGATCTTGTAGTCCAGCATCACAGGAGTGATCTCTTGAGCATTTCCAATCAGATCTTTCTTGATTATCACGATTGTAACCCCTGATGGCCCTACATTCTTCTGGGCACCAGCGTAGATCAAACCAAACTTGGAAACGTCTACTGGCTTTGAACAGAAATTTGAAGACATGTCAGCCACCAAAATCCCATTTTTGGGAGTTGGGTAATCCTTGAATTCCACTCCATGAATGGTCTCGTTAGCGCAAATATGCAAATATTTAGCATATGGGCTTTGCTCTAAACCATCAAAAGATGGAATTTTTGTATAATTTTCAGATTTTCCGGACCAAATCACCTTGGGCTTGCAAAACTTTTGTGCCTCCTTGAAAGCCTTATCCCCCCACGACCCAGTGACCACGTAGTCAACCTGGTCATCGGGCTTGCACAGATTCAACGGGATCATGGCGAACTGCGTGGTTGCGCCGCCCTGGAGAAATAGTACGGCGAAATCTTCTGGGATGTTCAACAGAGCACGGAGATCAGCCTCGGCCTTCTGAATAATAGAGAGAAATTCTTTCCCTCTATGGCTCATCTCCATAACACTCATGCCAGATCCGCGCCAGTTGTAGAGCTCCGCCTGGGCTTTCTTGAGGACGTTGGCAGGTAAGATGGCAGGACCGGCGGCGAAATTGAAGACACGGCCTTCGGGATCTTGGGTTGCAGGGATTGAGGAGACTGGAGCTGTTGATGTGGCTGAACATCTGATAGAAATGGGCTTGTTTTGGGTGGCGAAATTAGCAAAGTTGGCGGCGGAGGAATCGGGTTTGAGGGGCAGGTTTTGGCGAATAGGATTTTGGAGAAGGAGAGAGTTTGGGGAGGAGGCGAGTTTTGATGCCATGGCTGTTAAGATtttcagaagaagaagaagagaaacagAGAGTTGCCTTTTAAGTAGAGGAAGAGCTTGTGTTCTGTAGCTCAGGTGCAAGAAGAACGGAATCTTCGGGAGGGATATAAATAAGGgaaattgaatatatatttgGGGTTGGTGGAGGCGGCCAAAATGCTGTCGTTTATTGCTAGTtgttgaaattaattaattaattaattaaaattttttttcaaaaaaaaaaaaaaaagtaaaacccATGTAAGCTACTGGCGGCGAGGTGGGTTGCTGAGAGCATCGGCTTGCTGATAAAGGAGAAAATTTATCATATCAAAATAACCTTAGTATATTTTAGAGCAGattaataatttgttttttttttaatggttcaaaaaatttatttataaatttattgttattgttaTAATCACTGTAAGTAATTTGTTTATTGTTGCTTCTTGTTGGTTGCTGCCAGCAGTGAGAACGCCCATCAACAAGCCCAACAGTTTTAAAGTAGGGGAAAAGAAGCATATGATATGtgataaaattattgttttcaATGGAACATCAAAAACAGGAAAATTACAGTGAAGATGTTATGTTCAAATGGAACGTAGCATCAACTATGGCTGTAAGGTATTAAACAGCCAATACATGAAAAATTCACAATATCAATTCCCAGTGAGTTGCAACAGAAGTTGCTGCTGATTATTGTGTAACCCCAAATCAAGTAATAGTCAGTAGTAGCTGTACACAATTTCCCAGCTATTCTTTATTCTCTAATAGAAAATGTGCTGCTTCACATTTTGAAGTATACCCAAACTTTGATGTATTGTATTTCCTGTGTACTCCACTGAGTTTCCCTGTCCCAGCTTTCTGGTGGAAACCAACCATTAGTCTTGAACATTCTCTGTGGGTATACACAATAAACTAATTCCATCAGTGCTTCTTCAAGAAACCTTGGtgtgtatttaaaaaaaaaatgtcatTGGAGAGAGATACTCACAAAAGTTGATCTTCTGAATAGCTGCTGTGACACTCACAGGTCCTACTCCACTGCTTGAATCCATAGATTGTGCACTGAGCAGTATAGATTGCTGCAGCCGCCAGCAGAGATGGTGGGAACTTGAGCATTTCATACTCCACAATAGAAAGCTCAATCAAGAAAAAGGACAACAGCTCAATCTGTTTTCAGCACACAGATTactacttttaaaaatatatatatatatataacttgcTCACTAAAGAGctaaacaaatatatatatatatatatatatataccgcTGACTCACCTTCTTATCACATTGAGCAGCCTTGAGGAAcctttgcatgaaaacatatgGAGTTGGAACTGACATATTGAACTGTAATCTGTTGAGCATCAAATTTTCCTGCAGAAATGCGGAGGAACAAAATGTTTACTGGTTTTGCTTTAGCTTGTATTGTTTCAGAAACTAGCATCTAAACATGTAAAGAAAGATTACCATTTCTAGAATTTCTTTCCTGTTGTAAGCCTTATCTGATATAAGAATTAGATCTCCCACTACTGGAACAGAAACTTCCTCGTACTTGCATGCTAATAGCAGGGCAACCAATCCAACCAATTGAAGCTTCTTTCTTACCACTGTTTGCTGTGATAGAAACCTATCTATAAGATTAACTGTAAGAAATAATGTCTCGTTCATGAGTTCAAACTTGTCATGCACCTGCAGATTCAGACAAGATAGATTATTCAGAAAGAAGCTAAtgtgttaataatattttttgtgGGAAAGATTTCTTTACCTCAATAAGCCAGTCTATTAGTATAGCTCTCATCTTCTCATTGATGTCGAACTGTTGTTCCATGTAGTTTGGGGAGACACAGCTAAAACTCTGCACAGATTGAGCTGTATTTAGTCAACAACTTAGGTGGAAATTTTTGTTCCAAGCATATTGCTAAATTTTTGTAAAGTTAGCAATAACAATTCAAACATCAGCCACAGAAATGATTATATTCAAGTTCAGTTTACCTCCTTTTTTCTGTAGTAGGCATACATGTCTTCAACATAATCAACAACAGCAAGAGGATTCTTTGCATCACAGCCATCAATATCCAAGATGGGCTCTTCAATTATATCCTCCATTTCAACCTCCTCCTGACAGATTTCAGACAGTCAAttatgggtttttttttttcaaaaaaaaaaataaagatgttTCCAAATGAGAAGGAGGGGGGGAGGATGGGATTTACCATCTCATCAAGGACTGCTTCTGTTTGTTCTAAAAACATTGGTTCTGCATGATCTGCAGGTGCCTTATTTTCTTCTTCAACATCTATGAATATACAGTCTCCAAACCCATTTGCGCTTGGAGCTGATGGTTTCTGCCTCTTTGTCTCCTGCTGAACAATTTGTTCTAAGAAATTAGCATTGCCCTACTTGGACAATAAAGAAGAAATTGCAGGTACTGATCCATCTTTTCTTTCTGAGAAAGGAACAGAGGGTACCTGTGGACAATGCTGATGTGTACTTGACAATTGTGCAGCAAACTTCCTAGAAACAGAACTATCAAAATCTGAACATAGCTTTTGAtgaaaattatttagaattcTCCAATATTTGTTTGCTAAAATGAGGAAAACAATGACAAACTGTTATGCCTAAGGCTGTTCTAACAGCGGAAAAGTGAAAACTTAACCGAGACTCAATCATAATGCTCAGTTAAGATGCAGGCATCGTTTTCTGTCTCCACcacatttttctttcttccaaaacaaaagaaaggaaaagtgaAAAACACAGAACACTATGGTTCTAACCTTGTAATCGGTCGATGCACAGGATCTAGCTGGTTTCTTTCAGAGACTCCAAGATTTCTGAgttaaaaacaacaacaaaaaaattatttttcacaaaaaataaaaagaaaaaaaagaagaacaaaCTATCATTGTGAAACTTCTTAATCACTAACTAAATAATTATCATCAAGAACATTACTCTGACAGGCGTCTCTTGCTAACAACACAAGGATATGCTTGTGCCCCAATAAATTTCTGATTTAAAACATTTAGAACTCTTCTGTTGTGTCTAATCTCCTGTCCAAACTTTCTGTTACCCATCCGAAGCTCTCCTATATAatccattgaaaaaaaaaaaaaaaagaacccaTGTCAGATCCTGAGGTTTAACAGCTTGAAATAAAACCAAGCTGCTCCTAAGTTCACTTTTCTACCTTGAAAAAGTGTGGGTTTGGCAATGTTAGGATTGTTCTCATCAGATACATTCATTTTCTCAACCCAAAATGAAAAAACCAAAAATCTGAAGGAACAATCACgccctcttcctcctcctccttgaaGAACCCAGTATCTTAAAGATCTGAACTTTGAGTAAagtgcatttaagacaagtgaATCTACAAAACCCAGACAGAGGAGAAATAAAAGTGCAAGTTAAACAACGGCATAGGGAAAACAGCCCTTTTTTCAAATCCAACGGCTACTGAAATGTGACCGTTAGATCATGGGATTAGCGAACACTTAACGTTTGTTGTCATAACAACGGTCATTCAGTGAGTTGGCATGTGACATGCCGCATCtgatttcaaattacttttggGCTTTTTCATTGATTTCATTTTGCTTTTCGTTTAGCCCTTTTGGTTACCCGCTCCTCTGCGCTCTTCCCCACTTGGGCTTTTGTAGGGTCCGTTGACCTGTGCATCTATGTGGACCAATTAGAGCTTGCCACTTCAGCATTTGAagactttctctttttttttttttgaatctgtttctctcttctttttgtttGTTATGTTTgtctttattatcattattattttcatatattttagagCCAATTCAATTTTACTTggattattattgttattattatgttTTCCATCAAAGGGATCCTTGAaaatgaagcagaagcaaaatGCCTTGAGAAgcataagtaatttttttttgttaaaatattttaatactttagTGGGAATTTTGAAAATGCTCATTTATTATAATGAATAAATTTCAAGATAAAGTAAAAGGTAAATCTATTTTCTTTCACATTCCTaactgcttttttttttaattgatagcgtgcattatgagttctatatagacttcaataaaaaaaaaatctcaaattaaaGTATGAAcgtcttattatttattaaattacttaCCATCCAAATTTTAAAGTGtatgaaataatatatttaggTACTACAaccattttttaatttataattttaattttttaagttaatggTAGTATTTTCGTAAAATGTAGATCTTTCTAATGCAAAAATGTTGAAAGAGGTTAAAAAACATGTGCAGGTAagctttaaaaatattttctcttttattttatttggatgaaagaagaaaaaggaaaataaagatggaaaataaatataattacttttttatccctataattatttgtttttattacaattataaaGGGTAAAATAGTTCTTTTACAAGGCTAAAAGAACAGTGtggcttttgaaatttgaagtaCGAAAGGTAAGAGATGATTAGTAACTTTAGAGTGGCACTGGCACTCCTTGAGCTGCACCCATTATGACACAAAAGGATGATTCGTAAATGAGCAGCAACCATAAATGCTGTCAGAACAATGATTGATAATGGTAATGGGCATTTACCCAATAATCCAAATGATTGTTGTATACCagactattaattattttttatttaaatttcaattgaattttgaaaCTTACAATTTTATAAGTTCTGAAATACTTTCACTACCTTTTGCCCAAATATCAATAGATAGACATGCTCCCCCGTCAATTCTGGCTTCGACGCTCTGGGCTGATGTTCTTTCCTTGTTCAGCTTGTGCCTTGATCTAGGTGACTCGGCCAATTTCAGAGCCTGCTCGGCGCTGGAGATTGGGTTTGAGGGGGGAGGTTGCCTTTCTTGTAATTTAGATCTCTGTACATGAATGAGCCCATGTTTTAACTTGCAATGGGCATTGAGCCCATATCTTATTTTcatcaaaagaaaaataatgacACGGAACAATGAAATTCATCGAGAATTAGTTGGAAGAGctctaataaaaaaaagaaaaaagaaaaaacaaattaCGCAAAGTTTATAAACATATATTAACTATGCTTTTTTAgcctaaataaaaaataaatagacccTACCACTATGGGATGAAGGGAATTCAAAAAATATACAATCAAATACGTATTTCACACCATATAAAGCTAATTATTGATATTCATCTTAGATTAAAGGACTTTCTAATATATCAAATAAGTTTCATTTCCTAGTAAAGTGTACAGCAAGCGTCCTCTCTCAAACTATTTCACAACTGAATCGCTCAAGTGAGACATTCCATGCTCTTACACAATTACAAACTGATTAATAATTTAGCAATAATGTACAACATTAAAACTAAGGTGAGTTGCTCACCTAAGAATGGTAATTCTATCAAACTTGCAAAACCGAATAATCATTTCATTTTGTTAAAAGGGAGGTGTTGAAGTAAAACAAGCGGCCATCAGCTTCTTGGTTTCACTGAACCTGGCAGCGAAAAATGAAGATAATGTCATTTTTTGCAAAAATTCATGACATGCATACATACATTTATGCACAGGggtagaaagagagagaaaaagagattaCTATTTATTTCATACCTTAATGGCAATTCTGTTCCCTAAAAACAAAGACCAGCAATGCTGCTCCATAATGGTATGCATGTATTTTACATCAACTAATACTCTCACCTCCTGAAAAGACTGGACAAAGAAGGCTGACCACATTTCCCCTTGACCAATATCTTTTCGAGTTTTTCAGTCTTCTCCTTTACCACCTCTTGCAATAATAGATGgcaatctttcttttcttcccaCTTCATTTTCTCGTTGTTGCTTAAATTACTAACCCCAGACAACACATTTGACTGCTTAGACTCATAATCATGTAACAGATGATGCTTCATTTTGTTTATCACCTTAATATGTTCTCTACCCGTATCCTGGCACTTCTCCTGAACAGTTTCGTATCTATCATCATTCATTGCCTGGCCTTGCAAATGATGCTTTTTTTCCTCTAACATATTCTCTCGCATCATATTTAGTTCTTCTTCAGGCAATTGACTTGTCTCATCTGGTTTCTGATGCTTCTTGGACTCCTCCAGGAATTTGTCTTTCAATGCCACCTCTTTCTTACGTTTTCTATCCTTCCAGACTTCAATTTGATGCTTCTCTGAATAAGAAGGTTTTGCATCACTTTTCTGTTCAATGGCAATAGGCTCTTCCCTCCCAACCTTGGTTCCTCCTTCAGTAAGTCCACTGCCCAAGGTTTCCAAAATAACTTTGCCAAGAACAAATCTAGTCTCATCTTCATTCCCTTTCCCAAGTAGAAAGTAGTCAATCATGAAATTCTCTCTTCCACTTTTGTAAGATTCAACATCGTTCAACAGCACATCAAAAAGTTGAGCAACAGAATTTCCTGTTTTCTTTGGTACAAATACCTGAAGCATGTAATGCCAGTCTCGTGTCATGATAAATCATTTTAAGATATAAACCAACAAAATTAGCCAAAGCAATATGTAGAAGTTGGTATGGCAATCCCAAGCCTTCGAATATGAAAGTGAAAGTTAGATTAATTGCACACAAGTCACATAAATTCTAAATTACAAACGCACACTTACCAAACCAGAACAAGGGGAAACTGGGTATTTGGACATGGAATGGACGAGAATATCTCTATCAATCAAAGCACCAACAGAATCTCGAACCAGTGCTGCTAAATGACTAACTTCTTTTGCAAGTTCTTTATCTGATTTAAATTCAGATATCCCTGAGATCTCAGGTATAAATTTAACTTGCAATTTGGCATTCTCTCTTGCAAATTTAACACCTTCCTTCCACTTTCCATGATACAGGACAGAAGCAAAGACGCAGACAACAAAACCATCTTGTGGATTAGTGACTAACGCTTGGTGAAATGCTAGTAGTCCAACCCTGTTCCACATACAAAACAAGATCAGATGAGGAACTTGACTACATACTATATATTAATATGAACTATTCACTATACATTaatatcttattatttatttttaaaagttgaaTTACTTGcccattttaaaatttgaaagccTTATTTGTCTCTCAAAGACTTATTTGatctactttaaaattttaaaaacttatttgATCTAATTTATAGTTGAAAGGTTTATTTGaacctaaaaagaaaaaaattaaggcCTTATATGACCATTAGCCGACACTTTAAGGGCTAAAAAAGAGCTTTTTGCCTAGAATATATGTGCAAAATTATTGAACTAATCATGAAGTCAACATATTAAGGAATCTGGTTATAACCCACCAAGACTTATTGATCCAGGGCCTCCATCGTCAACGTAACACAATAAACTTCCTCTTTTTTGAGAAATAACACAATCATCATATTATAATGCATCATgcatttgaaaatgaaaatgataacaatttttttaaaaaaagttgatCCAATGCCTAAACTTATAACTACAAGGCAACACTTCCCATTTAGTAACTTATGCAGAGAAAAGGAGTTGTGctacaaaaataaataagaaatgtTTGGACAATCTAAGAATCTTAACATTATACCCTTTATATTTAGGGCTAATATGTGGGAATTCAGATCTTCACTGAAACCTGGTTTCAAGATTATGCATCTATAGGAAAGAAGGAATTCCAATTAGTTAGAGGTAATGCTAGAAGCTCCGAACTAGAAAAAAGAGGGTTAATGAGCCCAAAAAAAATCCAAATCTTTACACACATTTGCAATTTTGACCAAtcctttcaattttaaattgtcAATACAACCAAATTTGAAAAGAACATATGCAAAAGTACTATTGCTAAcatgaaatatattttcttcAGAATCCTTTTGACTTTCATGTTAGTATGGATATTATGCATTTGAGTTTAAGGCCCTAAATCAGaatgttaattatattttcaaaaaccaCCAACTATTATTTAATACCTATGGCATTGGATTAGGGTTAGGATCAAATTTAATTTGGATACACTTAATACCatgcacaataggaaaaatgaAGAGCATAAGTAAAGGAGAGAATAACAAGAAATACTTCAAAAACTAACATGAAAAGCAAAGGGAGATAACAAATATCTAAGATGCGCAAAAACTATATTGATCAACTTGCAAATTCAATTTTGAGACCACATAGAAGGATGCTAATTTATGGGTTCCATGCTAATTACAAAAGAATAATAAACAAAATCCTGCATGAACTCATATTTCCAAGTTTGCTAAATAATATCGTATATCCTCATCAAGGAGCAAATTCCTACATCTTATATCACATCCAAAGCTTTGGTTAATCTTTCGGCATTCTCCATTAGAACCCCTTGTTGTGGCCTCAAAAGTTGCCTCAAGGCTCATGGTGAATTACTTTGCAAAGACCAATT
The Manihot esculenta cultivar AM560-2 chromosome 1, M.esculenta_v8, whole genome shotgun sequence genome window above contains:
- the LOC110600099 gene encoding phosphoserine aminotransferase 2, chloroplastic → MASKLASSPNSLLLQNPIRQNLPLKPDSSAANFANFATQNKPISIRCSATSTAPVSSIPATQDPEGRVFNFAAGPAILPANVLKKAQAELYNWRGSGMSVMEMSHRGKEFLSIIQKAEADLRALLNIPEDFAVLFLQGGATTQFAMIPLNLCKPDDQVDYVVTGSWGDKAFKEAQKFCKPKVIWSGKSENYTKIPSFDGLEQSPYAKYLHICANETIHGVEFKDYPTPKNGILVADMSSNFCSKPVDVSKFGLIYAGAQKNVGPSGVTIVIIKKDLIGNAQEITPVMLDYKIHADNNSLYNTPPCYGIYTCGLVFEDLLAQGGLSEVEKKNTKKAELLYHAIDESNGFYSCPVEKSVRSLMNVPFTLEKSDLEAEFIKEAAKEQMVQLKGHRSVGGMRASIYNAMPLAGVEKLVAFMKDFQARHT
- the LOC110622928 gene encoding G2/mitotic-specific cyclin-2 isoform X2; protein product: MNVSDENNPNIAKPTLFQGELRMGNRKFGQEIRHNRRVLNVLNQKFIGAQAYPCVVSKRRLSENLGVSERNQLDPVHRPITRKFAAQLSSTHQHCPQETKRQKPSAPSANGFGDCIFIDVEEENKAPADHAEPMFLEQTEAVLDEMEEVEMEDIIEEPILDIDGCDAKNPLAVVDYVEDMYAYYRKKESFSCVSPNYMEQQFDINEKMRAILIDWLIEVHDKFELMNETLFLTVNLIDRFLSQQTVVRKKLQLVGLVALLLACKYEEVSVPVVGDLILISDKAYNRKEILEMENLMLNRLQFNMSVPTPYVFMQRFLKAAQCDKKIELLSFFLIELSIVEYEMLKFPPSLLAAAAIYTAQCTIYGFKQWSRTCECHSSYSEDQLLECSRLMVGFHQKAGTGKLSGVHRKYNTSKFGYTSKCEAAHFLLENKE
- the LOC110622928 gene encoding G2/mitotic-specific cyclin-2 isoform X1, which codes for MNVSDENNPNIAKPTLFQGELRMGNRKFGQEIRHNRRVLNVLNQKFIGAQAYPCVVSKRRLSENLGVSERNQLDPVHRPITRKFAAQLSSTHQHCPQQETKRQKPSAPSANGFGDCIFIDVEEENKAPADHAEPMFLEQTEAVLDEMEEVEMEDIIEEPILDIDGCDAKNPLAVVDYVEDMYAYYRKKESFSCVSPNYMEQQFDINEKMRAILIDWLIEVHDKFELMNETLFLTVNLIDRFLSQQTVVRKKLQLVGLVALLLACKYEEVSVPVVGDLILISDKAYNRKEILEMENLMLNRLQFNMSVPTPYVFMQRFLKAAQCDKKIELLSFFLIELSIVEYEMLKFPPSLLAAAAIYTAQCTIYGFKQWSRTCECHSSYSEDQLLECSRLMVGFHQKAGTGKLSGVHRKYNTSKFGYTSKCEAAHFLLENKE
- the LOC110601729 gene encoding uncharacterized protein LOC110601729, yielding MAIFLRAKNGLLSPLKSLTNLQRFNSTLTEQARLYPGMGGSDSGSQRSSIIDMSRWKKINAGRVGVTRSMIPASLWVVLKTLRGKGFQVYLVGGCVRDLLLHRIPKDFDVVTTAKLKQVRKQFHLSEIVGRRFPICRVHIKSSLFEVSSFGTVAKHAKEKVRLYQMPSGCDEKDFICWRNSMHRDFTINSLFFDPFMNQICDYANGLADLRSLKLRTILPAHLSFQEDCARILRGLRIAGRLGLSISKETEIAMLKLSSSLMSLDKGRIIMELNYMLSYGAAESTICLLQRFNLLGIFLPFHAAYLNQQAAEIYQSSTMLMKLFFNLDMLVGCDRPCDCSLWVGLLAFHQALVTNPQDGFVVCVFASVLYHGKWKEGVKFARENAKLQVKFIPEISGISEFKSDKELAKEVSHLAALVRDSVGALIDRDILVHSMSKYPVSPCSGLVFVPKKTGNSVAQLFDVLLNDVESYKSGRENFMIDYFLLGKGNEDETRFVLGKVILETLGSGLTEGGTKVGREEPIAIEQKSDAKPSYSEKHQIEVWKDRKRKKEVALKDKFLEESKKHQKPDETSQLPEEELNMMRENMLEEKKHHLQGQAMNDDRYETVQEKCQDTGREHIKVINKMKHHLLHDYESKQSNVLSGVSNLSNNEKMKWEEKKDCHLLLQEVVKEKTEKLEKILVKGKCGQPSLSSLFRR